One Gadus morhua chromosome 1, gadMor3.0, whole genome shotgun sequence DNA segment encodes these proteins:
- the uckl1a gene encoding uridine-cytidine kinase-like 1a isoform X2, producing METECGKKMSSRSDSGSGGEDSPDQRLPVAAVPRRKSATSQSKTEPPLLRTGTRTIYTAGRPPWYDQRGAQSKEAFVIGLCGGSASGKTTVANNIIEALDVPWVVLLSMDSFYKVLCEEDQALAASNDYNFDHPGAFDFELLVATLRKLKKGKSVKIPVYDFTTHNRHKDWKHVYGASVVIFEGIMSFADKDLLQLLDMKIFVDTDSDIRLVRRLRRDIAERGRDIEGVIKQYNKFVKPAFDQYIEPSMRLADIVVPRGGGNMVAIDLIVQHVHSQMEERELSVRAVLASAPQTDPLPRTLSVLESTPQVRGLHTIIRDKETSRDEFIFYSKRLMRLLIEHALTFLPSQPCTIQTPQGQEYEGRRYKGRGITGVSILRAGETMEPALRAVCKDVRIGKILIQTNLDSGEPELHYLRLPKDISEDHVILMDSTVSTGAAAMMAVRVMLDHEVCEERIMLVSLLMAELGVHSVAYAFPRVKIITTAVDKGLDHLLHVVPGIGDFGDRYFGTDRSDQWSEGGEPEPPMSC from the exons ATGGAAACGGAGTGTGGGAAGAAGATGTCCTCCCGCTCGGACAG cggcagCGGAGGCGAGGACTCCCCGGACCAGCGGCTGCCGGTGGCCGCCGTCCCGCGCAGGAAGAGCGCCACGTCCCAGAGCAAGACGGAGCCGCCGCTGCTGCGCACCGGGACGCGCACCATCTACACCGCCGGCCGGCCGCCGTGGTACGACCAGCGCGGCGCGCAGTCAAAGGAGGCCTTTGTCATCG GCCTGTGTGGGGGCAGTGCTTCGGGGAAGACCACGGTGGCCAACAACATCATAGAGGCGCTGGACGTCCCCTGGGTGGTGCTGTTGTCCATGGATTCCTTCTACAAG GTTCTCTGTGAGGAGGATCAGGCCTTGGCAGCCAGCAACGACTACAACTTTGATCACCCGGGGGCCTTTGACTTTGAACTGCTGGTGGCCACACTGCGCAAGCTGAAGAAGGGCAAGAGCGTGAAGATTCCCGTCTATGACTTCACAACTCATAACAGACATAAAGACTGG AAACACGTGTATGGGGCCAGCGTCGTCATATTTGAAGGAATCATGTCCTTTGCAGATAAAGATCTTCTCCAG CTCCTGGACATGAAGATCTTCGTGGACACGGACTCGGACATCCGGCTGGTGCGCCGGCTGCGCAGGGACATCGCGGAGCGGGGCCGCGACATCGAGGGCGTCATCAAGCAGTACAACAAGTTTGTGAAGCCCGCCTTCGACCAGTACATCGAGCCCTCCATGAGGCTGGCCGATATCGTCGTGCCCAGAG GGGGTGGTAACATGGTGGCCATCGACCTCATAGTCCAACATGTCCACAGCCAAATGGAGGAG CGTGAGCTCAGTGTAAG ggcggtCCTGGCCTCCGCCCCTCAGACGGACCCCCTGCCCCGGACGCTCAGCGTGCTGGAGAGCACCCCGCAGGTGCGCGGCCTGCACACCATCATCAG GGATAAGGAGACCAGCCGCGATGAGTTCATCTTCTACTCCAAGAGGCTGATGCGCCTCCTCATCGAGCACGCGCTCACCTTCCTGCCCTCTCAG CCGTGCACCATCCAGACCCCACAAGGCCAGGAGTACGAGGGCCGCCGGTATAagggcagaggg ATCACAGGTGTGTCCATCCTGCGGGCCGGGGAGACCATGGAGCCGGCCCTGAGAGCCGTGTGTAAGGACGTCCGCATCGGCAAGATCCTGATCCAGACCAATCTGGATTCGGGAGAGCCAGAG CTGCATTACCTGCGACTGCCCAAAGACATCAGTGAGGACCATGTCATCCTGATGGACAGCACGGTGTCGACGGGCGCGGCCGCCATGATGGCGGTGCGCGTGATGCTG GACCACGAGGTGTGTGAGGAGCGGATCATGCTGGTGTCTCTGCTCATGGCGGAGCTGGGCGTGCACTCGGTGGCCTACGCCTTCCCCCGGGTCAAGATCATCACCACGGCCGTGGACAAGGGCCTGGACCACCTGCTGCACGTCGTCCCCGGGATAG GTGACTTCGGCGACCGCTACTTCGGCACGGACCGCTCGGACCAGTGGAGCGAGGGGGGGGAACCAGAACCGCCCATGTCCTGCTGA
- the uckl1a gene encoding uridine-cytidine kinase-like 1a isoform X1: METECGKKMSSRSDSGSGGEDSPDQRLPVAAVPRRKSATSQSKTEPPLLRTGTRTIYTAGRPPWYDQRGAQSKEAFVIGLCGGSASGKTTVANNIIEALDVPWVVLLSMDSFYKVLCEEDQALAASNDYNFDHPGAFDFELLVATLRKLKKGKSVKIPVYDFTTHNRHKDWKHVYGASVVIFEGIMSFADKDLLQLLDMKIFVDTDSDIRLVRRLRRDIAERGRDIEGVIKQYNKFVKPAFDQYIEPSMRLADIVVPRGGGNMVAIDLIVQHVHSQMEERELSVRAVLASAPQTDPLPRTLSVLESTPQVRGLHTIIRDKETSRDEFIFYSKRLMRLLIEHALTFLPSQPCTIQTPQGQEYEGRRYKGRGVRGLRPHRVVTGLLPQGGGCCCHTLSSSPDLAPQITGVSILRAGETMEPALRAVCKDVRIGKILIQTNLDSGEPELHYLRLPKDISEDHVILMDSTVSTGAAAMMAVRVMLDHEVCEERIMLVSLLMAELGVHSVAYAFPRVKIITTAVDKGLDHLLHVVPGIGDFGDRYFGTDRSDQWSEGGEPEPPMSC; the protein is encoded by the exons ATGGAAACGGAGTGTGGGAAGAAGATGTCCTCCCGCTCGGACAG cggcagCGGAGGCGAGGACTCCCCGGACCAGCGGCTGCCGGTGGCCGCCGTCCCGCGCAGGAAGAGCGCCACGTCCCAGAGCAAGACGGAGCCGCCGCTGCTGCGCACCGGGACGCGCACCATCTACACCGCCGGCCGGCCGCCGTGGTACGACCAGCGCGGCGCGCAGTCAAAGGAGGCCTTTGTCATCG GCCTGTGTGGGGGCAGTGCTTCGGGGAAGACCACGGTGGCCAACAACATCATAGAGGCGCTGGACGTCCCCTGGGTGGTGCTGTTGTCCATGGATTCCTTCTACAAG GTTCTCTGTGAGGAGGATCAGGCCTTGGCAGCCAGCAACGACTACAACTTTGATCACCCGGGGGCCTTTGACTTTGAACTGCTGGTGGCCACACTGCGCAAGCTGAAGAAGGGCAAGAGCGTGAAGATTCCCGTCTATGACTTCACAACTCATAACAGACATAAAGACTGG AAACACGTGTATGGGGCCAGCGTCGTCATATTTGAAGGAATCATGTCCTTTGCAGATAAAGATCTTCTCCAG CTCCTGGACATGAAGATCTTCGTGGACACGGACTCGGACATCCGGCTGGTGCGCCGGCTGCGCAGGGACATCGCGGAGCGGGGCCGCGACATCGAGGGCGTCATCAAGCAGTACAACAAGTTTGTGAAGCCCGCCTTCGACCAGTACATCGAGCCCTCCATGAGGCTGGCCGATATCGTCGTGCCCAGAG GGGGTGGTAACATGGTGGCCATCGACCTCATAGTCCAACATGTCCACAGCCAAATGGAGGAG CGTGAGCTCAGTGTAAG ggcggtCCTGGCCTCCGCCCCTCAGACGGACCCCCTGCCCCGGACGCTCAGCGTGCTGGAGAGCACCCCGCAGGTGCGCGGCCTGCACACCATCATCAG GGATAAGGAGACCAGCCGCGATGAGTTCATCTTCTACTCCAAGAGGCTGATGCGCCTCCTCATCGAGCACGCGCTCACCTTCCTGCCCTCTCAG CCGTGCACCATCCAGACCCCACAAGGCCAGGAGTACGAGGGCCGCCGGTATAagggcagaggggtgagagGGCTCCGTCCCCACCGCGTTGTGACCGGGCTGCTCCctcagggggggggctgctgttgtcacactctgtcctcctctcccgaTCTCGCTCCCCAGATCACAGGTGTGTCCATCCTGCGGGCCGGGGAGACCATGGAGCCGGCCCTGAGAGCCGTGTGTAAGGACGTCCGCATCGGCAAGATCCTGATCCAGACCAATCTGGATTCGGGAGAGCCAGAG CTGCATTACCTGCGACTGCCCAAAGACATCAGTGAGGACCATGTCATCCTGATGGACAGCACGGTGTCGACGGGCGCGGCCGCCATGATGGCGGTGCGCGTGATGCTG GACCACGAGGTGTGTGAGGAGCGGATCATGCTGGTGTCTCTGCTCATGGCGGAGCTGGGCGTGCACTCGGTGGCCTACGCCTTCCCCCGGGTCAAGATCATCACCACGGCCGTGGACAAGGGCCTGGACCACCTGCTGCACGTCGTCCCCGGGATAG GTGACTTCGGCGACCGCTACTTCGGCACGGACCGCTCGGACCAGTGGAGCGAGGGGGGGGAACCAGAACCGCCCATGTCCTGCTGA
- the samd10a gene encoding sterile alpha motif domain-containing protein 10a, whose protein sequence is MAVDAASSFSFCRPAVEYRGIPEDFKRQLSRRTGGNLTWHDGRGQKSAGGRTVKLLQQPGTGASQSNSTDNYGIYHTSPTQPSLIRPVVLWSQQDVCRWLKKHCPHNYLTYVEVFSQHAITGRALLRLNGEKLQRMGLVQETLRQELLQQVLQLQVQEEGRNLQLLSRGSFGNKP, encoded by the exons ATGGCGGTGGACG CCGCGTCCAGCTTCAGTTTCTGCCGGCCGGCGGTGGAATACCGGGGCATCCCAGAGGACTTCAAGCGGCAGCTGAGCCGGCGGACCGGCGGGAACCTCACCTGGCACGACGGGCGGGGCCAGAAGAGCGCGGGCGGGAGGACGGTGAAGCTGCTGCAGCAGCCCGGCACCGGGGCCTCCCAG TCTAATTCCACCGACAACTATGGGATCTACCACACCAGCCCCACTCAGCCCAGCCTCATCCGGCCTGTGGTGCTGTGGTCCCAGCAAGATGTCTGCCGATGGCTGAAGAAACACTGTCCACACAACTACCTGACCTATGTAGAGGTCTTCTCGCAACATGCCATCACAG GCCGCGCGCTGCTGCGCCTCAACGGGGAGAAGCTGCAGCGCATGGGCCTGGTCCAGGAGACCCTCCGAcaggagctgctgcagcaggtgCTGCAGCTGCAGGTGCAGGAAGAGGGCCGCAACCTGCAGCTCCTCagcagag GTTCGTTTGGAAACAAACCATAA